The proteins below come from a single Corylus avellana chromosome ca3, CavTom2PMs-1.0 genomic window:
- the LOC132174718 gene encoding calmodulin-binding protein 60 A isoform X2 — protein MSEKHPRHSQIQTMDRKMTQNVVWEVMKMQSVQNLLEPILEPLIRRVVKEEVELALRKHLNSMKQNCGNEVHTSESRSLHLKFINNLSLPVFTGARIEGEDCSNIQVALVDAHTAQLITSGPESSGKVEIVVLEGDFDGDEHENWTTEEFKNNIVREREGKKPLLTGDAFVNLEDGTGVVGEISFTDNSSWTRSRRFRLGVRFVDNIEGVRVREAKTESFIVRDHRGELYKKHHPPSLLDEVWRLEKIGKDGAFHKRLSRENITTVRDFLTLLFIDPPRLRNILGTGMSAKMWEITVDHARTCVIDKRVFLYCPSSSQQKNGVVFNIVGQVRGLLSECQYVPLDKLSETEKADAQNLVISAFEHWGEVMSYDEEASLEGGSSHLTDVHYPASSPRTESSNGSKFLASHKIGGFDYTQCASSPDLISTIYSVAGSSGLDDYASLHNIDGMGLRYDPPLSFPGQVPSSLICDTDPMTQAFCDEDHLQFFDTAIHSHNLELESSSDLQSAVDNFLSVARSTAVAQMRWTKVFSVFKWFSIRKVVNCKNKNLGSRKSEIQ, from the exons ATGTCCGAGAAGCATCCCAGACACAGCCAAATTCAGACAATGGATAGGAAGATGACACAAAA TGTGGTCTGGGAGGTTATGAAAATGCAATCAGTCCAGAATTTGCTGGAGCCAATTCTAGAGCCCTTGATTCGTAGAGTG GTCAAAGAGGAAGTTGAATTGGCCCTAAGAAAGCATTTAAACAGCATGAAGCA GAATTGTGGGAATGAGGTACATACTTCGGAGTCGAGAAGCTTACATCTGAAGTTCATTAACAACCTCTCTCTTCCAGTATTTACTGGAGCTCGAATTGAAGGAGAAGATTGTTCCAACATACAAGTAGCTTTGGTTGATGCTCACACTGCACAACTTATAACTTCTGGGCCGGAATCCTCGGGCAAGGTGGAAATTGTAGTTCTTGAGGGTGATTTTGATGGTGATGAGCATGAAAACTGGACAACCGAAGAGTTTAAAAACAACAttgtgagagagagggaaggaAAGAAGCCCTTACTTACAGGAGACGCGTTTGTAAATCTTGAAGACGGCACTGGTGTGGTGGGTGAGATTTCTTTTACCGATAATTCAAGCTGGACGAGAAGCCGTAGGTTCAGGCTAGGGGTAAGATTTGTTGACAACATTGAGGGAGTTAGAGTAAGAGAAGCAAAGACAGAATCCTTTATTGTCAGGGATCACCGTGGAGAAT TGTACAAGAAGCATCATCCTCCTTCTTTGTTAGATGAAGTATGGAGATTAGAAAAGATTGGCAAAGACGGAGCTTTCCATAAGCGATTGAGTCGGGAAAACATCACCACCGTGAGAGATTTTTTGACCCTACTCTTCATAGACCCTCCAAGGCTCAGAAAC ATACTTGGCACAGGTATGTCAGCTAAGATGTGGGAAATCACTGTGGATCACGCTCGGACATGTGTAATTGATAAGAGGGTGTTCTTGTACTGCCCTTCAAGTTCTCAACAGAAAAATGGTGTGGTCTTTAATATTGTGGGACAAGTGAGGGGACTGCTTTCAGAATGCCAGTATGTTCCTCTGGATAAGCTGTCTGAAACTGAGAAG GCGGATGCCCAGAACTTGGTGATTTCTGCGTTCGAACACTGGGGGGAAGTCATGTCTTATGACGAGGAGGCCTCGCTTGAGGGGGGCTCTTCACACTTAACCGATGTTCATTACCCTGCAAGCTCACCCAGGACAGAGAGTTCCAATGGGAGCAAGTTTTTGGCGTCTCACAAGATTGGTGGATTTGATTACACACAATGTGCATCTTCTCCAGATCTCATTTCAACCATCTATTCTGTTGCTGGTTCTAGTGGTTTGGATGATTATGCTAGCTTGCACAATATTGATGGTATGGGGCTCAGATATGACCCGCCTTTGAGTTTCCCAGGCCAAGTCCCCAGCTCCCTCATTTGTGACACAGACCCCATGACTCAAGCTTTCTGTGATGAGGATCATCTGCAATTTTTTGATACCGCCATTCACTCTCATAACCTCGAGTTAGAATCATCCTCGGATCTTCAAAGTGCCGTTGACAACTTCCTGTCAGTGGCACGTTCTACAGCTGTTGCTCAGATGAGATGGACAAAGGTATTTAGTGTGTTTAAATGGTTCTCAATTCGGAAGGTTGTGAATTGTAAAAACAAGAATCTGGGTTCGAGAAAATCAGAGATACAGTAA
- the LOC132174718 gene encoding calmodulin-binding protein 60 A isoform X1 — MMSQKRQQEDVKAHPEGSGSEDKRRRLPTFRNVVWEVMKMQSVQNLLEPILEPLIRRVVKEEVELALRKHLNSMKQNCGNEVHTSESRSLHLKFINNLSLPVFTGARIEGEDCSNIQVALVDAHTAQLITSGPESSGKVEIVVLEGDFDGDEHENWTTEEFKNNIVREREGKKPLLTGDAFVNLEDGTGVVGEISFTDNSSWTRSRRFRLGVRFVDNIEGVRVREAKTESFIVRDHRGELYKKHHPPSLLDEVWRLEKIGKDGAFHKRLSRENITTVRDFLTLLFIDPPRLRNILGTGMSAKMWEITVDHARTCVIDKRVFLYCPSSSQQKNGVVFNIVGQVRGLLSECQYVPLDKLSETEKADAQNLVISAFEHWGEVMSYDEEASLEGGSSHLTDVHYPASSPRTESSNGSKFLASHKIGGFDYTQCASSPDLISTIYSVAGSSGLDDYASLHNIDGMGLRYDPPLSFPGQVPSSLICDTDPMTQAFCDEDHLQFFDTAIHSHNLELESSSDLQSAVDNFLSVARSTAVAQMRWTKVFSVFKWFSIRKVVNCKNKNLGSRKSEIQ, encoded by the exons ATGATGTCGCAGAAGAGACAGCAAGAGGATGTGAAGGCCCATCCAGAAGGGAGTGGTTCTGAGGATAAGCGTAGGAGGCTTCCTACTTTCAGGAA TGTGGTCTGGGAGGTTATGAAAATGCAATCAGTCCAGAATTTGCTGGAGCCAATTCTAGAGCCCTTGATTCGTAGAGTG GTCAAAGAGGAAGTTGAATTGGCCCTAAGAAAGCATTTAAACAGCATGAAGCA GAATTGTGGGAATGAGGTACATACTTCGGAGTCGAGAAGCTTACATCTGAAGTTCATTAACAACCTCTCTCTTCCAGTATTTACTGGAGCTCGAATTGAAGGAGAAGATTGTTCCAACATACAAGTAGCTTTGGTTGATGCTCACACTGCACAACTTATAACTTCTGGGCCGGAATCCTCGGGCAAGGTGGAAATTGTAGTTCTTGAGGGTGATTTTGATGGTGATGAGCATGAAAACTGGACAACCGAAGAGTTTAAAAACAACAttgtgagagagagggaaggaAAGAAGCCCTTACTTACAGGAGACGCGTTTGTAAATCTTGAAGACGGCACTGGTGTGGTGGGTGAGATTTCTTTTACCGATAATTCAAGCTGGACGAGAAGCCGTAGGTTCAGGCTAGGGGTAAGATTTGTTGACAACATTGAGGGAGTTAGAGTAAGAGAAGCAAAGACAGAATCCTTTATTGTCAGGGATCACCGTGGAGAAT TGTACAAGAAGCATCATCCTCCTTCTTTGTTAGATGAAGTATGGAGATTAGAAAAGATTGGCAAAGACGGAGCTTTCCATAAGCGATTGAGTCGGGAAAACATCACCACCGTGAGAGATTTTTTGACCCTACTCTTCATAGACCCTCCAAGGCTCAGAAAC ATACTTGGCACAGGTATGTCAGCTAAGATGTGGGAAATCACTGTGGATCACGCTCGGACATGTGTAATTGATAAGAGGGTGTTCTTGTACTGCCCTTCAAGTTCTCAACAGAAAAATGGTGTGGTCTTTAATATTGTGGGACAAGTGAGGGGACTGCTTTCAGAATGCCAGTATGTTCCTCTGGATAAGCTGTCTGAAACTGAGAAG GCGGATGCCCAGAACTTGGTGATTTCTGCGTTCGAACACTGGGGGGAAGTCATGTCTTATGACGAGGAGGCCTCGCTTGAGGGGGGCTCTTCACACTTAACCGATGTTCATTACCCTGCAAGCTCACCCAGGACAGAGAGTTCCAATGGGAGCAAGTTTTTGGCGTCTCACAAGATTGGTGGATTTGATTACACACAATGTGCATCTTCTCCAGATCTCATTTCAACCATCTATTCTGTTGCTGGTTCTAGTGGTTTGGATGATTATGCTAGCTTGCACAATATTGATGGTATGGGGCTCAGATATGACCCGCCTTTGAGTTTCCCAGGCCAAGTCCCCAGCTCCCTCATTTGTGACACAGACCCCATGACTCAAGCTTTCTGTGATGAGGATCATCTGCAATTTTTTGATACCGCCATTCACTCTCATAACCTCGAGTTAGAATCATCCTCGGATCTTCAAAGTGCCGTTGACAACTTCCTGTCAGTGGCACGTTCTACAGCTGTTGCTCAGATGAGATGGACAAAGGTATTTAGTGTGTTTAAATGGTTCTCAATTCGGAAGGTTGTGAATTGTAAAAACAAGAATCTGGGTTCGAGAAAATCAGAGATACAGTAA